Sequence from the Nocardiopsis sp. YSL2 genome:
GCGCTGACCAGCCCGATGTGACTGAGCGCCTGGGGGAAGTTGCCGAGCATCCGGCCCGTGCCGGCCTCCGTCTGCTCCGCCAGCAGACCCAGGTCGTTGGCGCGGGCGGCGGCGCGCTCGAAGGTGGCCCTGGCCTGGCCGGTACGGCCCGCGAGGGCCTGGGCCTGGGCGAGCCAGAACGTGCACAGCAGGAAGTCCCCCTCCTGTCCGGACAGCCCGTCCACCCCGCTGGCCGTGTCGTAGCGGCGGACCAGCCCGCTGTCGCCGGTCAGGTGCTCGGCGACCGCGTCGATGGTCGCGGCCACGCGGGGGTCGTCGCCGGGCAGGAAACCGGTGATGGGCAGCATCAGCGCCGCGGCGTCGAGAGAGGGGTCGCCGAAGGACTGGGTGAAGGCTCCGACACCTGCGTTCCACCCCTGTTCCAGGATCGCCGTCCGGATCCGCTCCCGCTCCTGCTCCCACGCACGAACCCGCGCCTGGTCGGCTCCGAGGTGATCGGCCATGCCGAGCGCGCGGTCCAGCGCCACCCAGCACATGAGCTTGGAGTGCAGGAAGTGCCGGGGGCGGCCGCGCACCTCCCAGATCCCGTGGTCCCTTGAGTGCCAGGCCCTGGCCGCGGTGTCGGCCAGGCGCACCAGGAACGCGCGCAGTGGCGGATCCGCCGCGCGGACCTGGTCGGCGAATCTGGCGGCGGTGGAGAGGAGTTCGCCGTACACGTCGAGCTGGTGCTGGTCCCAGGCGGCGTTGCCCACGCGCACGGGCCGGCTGCCGTACCAGCCGCCGAGGTGGGGCAGCTCGCGCTCGGCCAGGTCGTGCTCACCGCCGACGCCGTACATGATCTGCAATGGCGCGTCGGACCGTCCGGTGGCCGCGGCTCTGGTCATGAAGGAGAAGAACTCGTCGGCCTCGTCGGGGCAGGCGGCCACCCACAGGGCGTCCATGGTGAGGGCGGCGTCGCGCACCCACGCGTAGCGGTAGTCCCAGTTGCGTTCGCCGCCGCGCTGCTCGGGCAGGGAGGTGGTGGGTGCGGCGACGATCGCTCCGGTCGGCTGGTAGGACAGGCCCTGCAGGACGCGTCCCGACAGGGAGACGAGGTCGCGCCAGGGCCCCGTGTACCCCTCGTGGGCCCGCGACCACCCTCTCCAGGCTTCCACGGTGTCCCGAAGGAGGTCCGCGAGTTCGCGCTGGCTCCACGGGCCGGGTCCGTTCCTGGACATGGGAGACCACTGGAGGGCGAAGTACCCCTCCTCACCGGCGCTCAGATCGAGCGCGCACGTCGCCCCGGCCGACGTGACGTCGGGTGGGGCGGGACTCGACAGGGAGAGGGCCAGGGGTCCGCCGTCGCAGCGCACCCCGCCGTCGGCGGAGGACACCAGGGGCACCACCACCCCGTACTCGGGGCGGGGCTGGAACGACGTCCGCACCCGGACACGGCCCTCGGTGCAGGCGATCGCCCTGACCAGGACGTGCGGTGCCTCGGCGCCCAGGCGGTGGGGGTCGAGCGGGGGACCGGTGGCCAGAGCCTCGGTCACCACCAGCGCGCCCTCGGCACAGGTGTGCTCGGTGCGCAGGACCAGGGTGCCATCGAGGTAGCGGCGCCGGGAGCGGGTCGGCGCGTCCGGACGGAGCGACCAGTGGCCGGCGTCGCCGTCGAGCAGCGATCCGAACACCGAGGGCGAGTCGAACCGGGGCAGGCAGAGCCAGTCGACGGTCCCCGACCGGGTCACCAGGGCGGCGCCGTGCCGGTCGGAGAGCAGGGCGTGGTCCTCGATGTCGTCGCCGGTCATCGTGTTCGCCTCCCGTGCTGGCCAAGCGGGACCACGCGTGCTCCGGCGCGGTCCGCGCGCCCGGTCACCCCTCCGGGAGGCGGTCCGCCGCCCGCGCGCCCGGGGCGTGGCCCCGGCGTCGGCGCCGGAGCAGTACCGCTGCCGTGCTGACCGCGGTCAGAGCGACCGGCACCAGGCCCATCCCCGCCGCGTGGGCCACGAAAACCCGACCATCCCCAGTGGGCCGGTGGACCGGGCCGCCGCCGTGGCGGTCGCACGCGGGATCGTTCCCATCGTCACCTCAGGATCTCGGTGTCGGGGGTGAAGGCCACCCATGCGAACCAGAACGTGTCCACGTGGTCGACCGGGGTGAGTTCGCGGCCCGCCAGTTCGCCGTCCACGGCACGGCCGGAGATGTTCCAGCGGCTCCCCGTCTGGTGGTCGGTGAACCCGTCGCCGTCCGACTCGAAGGTGAGCTCCTCACCGTCCAGGACGGGACGGAAGACGCCGGTGGAGGCCGTCTCGCGGCCCTGTGCGATCACCGGTTCGTCCAGCGCGGACGCGGCGCCGGGCTGGGCCCACACCGTCACGGCGTCCCCGTCGGCCTCGGTGGCCACCACACCCCGCTCCAGTGCGTCGTCCACAGGCACGGCGAGCGCCTCGTCCCCGGTGCCGATGCCGATGACGCGGGTCTTGGCGGGCAGGCGCGGGTCGGCGTCGGTGTCGAGCAGGAACGGTTCGCTGTCGGGGTCGTCGTAGCCGACGTAGGGGTTGTGTCCGTAGTCGCGCTCATGGCCGGTGTCCTGGCTGAGCACGGCTCCCTCGGGGTGGTCGGCCCGCCACCGCTCCCACGGGAGCACCGTGACGCTGACGCGTTCCAGTTCGGTACCGGTCAGCGTGCCGGCGACGGCGCGGCCCTCGATCTGGGGCCACAGGGAGTGGGTCTGGCGGTCGAACATGACCAGGTCGGAGTTGTAGAGCATCCCCGACACCCCGAAGTCGAGCACCCGGTCACCGACCCTTCGGTCGAAGGCCAGTGCCGAGTCGCAGAGCGGGCAGTAGGTGACCGCGACCGGACGGCCGCCGATGGTGTCGTTGACGATCTCGTGCCAGATGAGGATCCGCACGGGATAGGCGCGGTCCTCTCCTTCCACCGACACCCCCAGGACCGGCTCGGTGTCCTCCAGCCAGTCGATGTCGGACGCGTCCTCGAACGCGGGATCGTCCAGTGCCGGGATGCCGTCGGGCGGCGGGCCGCCGCTGACCAGGCGGTCCACGTCCACCAGTGGTTCGGGGAGTCCGGGATCGGCCGGGTCGTCCAGAGCCGAGACGACGTCCTCGACCGGGCCGGAGCCCGGTGAGGCCGGCGGCGAGGACGAGCGCTCGTCCTCCCCGGCCGGCGCCGCGCAGGCGGCGGCGGCCAGTACCAGAGCGGCCGCGGCGCACGCCCCGCGCATGGTGAGCCCGTTCCTCGACCCCCGCATGTGTCTCACCTCTTCGCCTCCGGCACGCCCACGGGCGCGTGTGGTTCGAGTCTGTGCCGATCGCGGTGGTCGGCGCCGCGATATGTCAGCGGGCGGACACTCTCGCCCGGCCACGGGCCCGGACGGGGTGCACTACGGGGTGTGACGGGCATGGACCACTCGGGGACGCGGCGTCCGCCGCGTGTCCCACCGGTGCGTCGATGGCCGGGCAGCTCACCCAGAGGAGAGGAACGACCAACGTGACCCAGGGTTCCCGGGACCGGGACGAGATCTTCGTCGAGTTCACCAAGAGCGTCTGCCCGGTGTGCAAGGTGGTGGTCGACGCACAGGTCAACATCCGCGACAACAAGGTCTACCTGCGCAAACGCTGCAAGGAGCACGGGTGGTTCGAGGTCCTGGTCTACGGCGACGCGCAGCTCTACACGGATTCGACCAGGTTCAACAAGCCGGGCACCCTGCCGCTGGCCTTCCAGACCGAGGTCAGGGACGGCTGTCCGTCCGACTGCGGCCTGTGCCCCGAGCACAAGCAGCACGCCTGCCTGGGCATCATCGAGGTCAACACCGGCTGCAACCTGGACTGCCCCATCTGCTTCGCCGACTCCGGGCACCAGCCCGACGGGTACTCCATCACCCGGGAGCAGTGCGCCCTGATGCTCGACACCTTCGTCGAGGCCGAGGGCGAGCCGGAGGTGGTGATGTTCTCCGGAGGGGAACCCACCATCCACAAGGACATCCTCACCTTCGTGGAGATGGCCACCGACCGCCCGATCAAGGTCGTCAACCTCAACACCAACGGCATCCGGCTGGCCGCCGACCGGCGCTTCGTCGCCGCCCTGGCCGATCTCGACGGCCGAGGCGGCACCGCGGTCAACGTCTACCTGCAGTTCGACGGGTTCGACGAGCGCACCCACCGCGAGATCCGGGGCAAGGACCTGCGCGAACGCAAACGGCGGGCACTCGACCACTGCGCCGAGGCCGGGCTCACCGTCACCCTGGTCGCCGCGGTCGAGCGCGGCCTCAACGACCACGAACTGGGCGACATCATCGAGTACGGCATCGACCACCCCGCCGTGGGCGCGGTGTCCTTCCAACCGGTCACGCACTCGGGGCGGCACGTGGAGTTCGACCCGCTCACGCGGCTGACCAACTCCGACGTGATGGAGATGATCAACGCCCAGCGGCCGGACTGGTTCCGGCCCGGCGACTTCGTCCCCGTCCCCTGCTGCTTCCCCACCTGCCGCTCCATCACCTACCTGCTGGTGGACCGCAAGGAGGACCGCACCGACGTCGTTCCGCTGCCCCGCCTGGTCGACGTGGACGACTACCTCGACTACGTGAGCAACCGGGTGCTGCCCGACCCGGCCCTGCGGGAGTCGCTGGAGAAGCTGTGGAGCGCCTCGGCGTTCATGGGCGCCCCCTCGACCATGGACAGTCTGGCCACGGCCACCGCCGAGTGCGCCTCCTGCGGTATCGATCTTCCCCAGGCCGCCAAGGACCTGGGCGACAAGGTGTTCATGATCGTCGTCCAGGACTTCCTGGACCCCTACACGCTCAACGTCAAGCAGCTCATGAAGTGCTGCGTGGAGGAGATCACCCCCGACGGGCGCATCATCCCCTTCTGCGCCTACAACTCCGTCGGCTACCGCGAACAGGTCCGCGCCCAGATGTCGGGGGTGCCCGTCGCCGACGTCGTGCCCAACGCACGTCAGCTCACCGACGTCACCGTCGAATCCCCCTACGGATCACGGATCGCGCGACCCTTCCCACCGGACGGTGACGCGACCACCGACCCGGCCGCACCCGTCGTCACCGATTCCACCAACACCGGCCGACGGGCGGTGGACTGAATGGAGCCCCGGGACCTCGGCCCCGAGGAGACCAAGTCCTGCTGCGCGGCCGCCTACGGCCGCGACGCCGTCGCCCTGCTGCTCGGCGAGTCCTACCACCCGGGCGGGCTGTCGCTGACCCGCCGCCTGGCAGGCCGGCTGGTCCTGCGCGAGGACGGGCACGTCCTGGACATCGCCTGCGGCCCCGGCGCCACGGCCCGACTGCTCGCCGTCGAACACGGCGTGCGCGTCGACGGCGTCGACCTCGGAGAGCACACCCTGGCCACGGCCCGCACCGAGACCGAGCGTGCCGGACTGTCCGACCGGGTGCGCTTCCACCGGGGCGACGCCGAAAGGCTCCCGCTGCCCGACGCCGCCTACGACGCCCTGGTGTGCGAGTGCGCGCTGTGCACCTTCCCCGACAAGGCCGCGGCGGCGGCCGAGTTCGCCCGGGTCCTGCGCCCGGGCGGGCGGGTCGGGATCACCGACGTCACCGTCGCCGAGGACGGCCTGCCCGAGGAGCTGTCCGGGCTGGCCGGGTGGGTGGCGTGCGTCGCCGACGCCCGCCCCGTCGCCGACTACTCGGCTCTGCTCGCGGAGGCCGGACTGGTCACCGTGGCCACGGAGCGGCACGACGACGCGCTGGCGCGGATGATCGACCAGATCGAGGCGCGTGTGCGGCTCCTGCGGATGACCGCACCCGAACGGCTCGCAGAGGCCGGTGTGGACGCCGACGCCCTGACCCCGTACCTGGAGGCCGCCCGGAGCGCCGTCGCGGACGGCCGCATCGGCTACGCGCTCATCGTCGCCCGCAAGGCGGACGTCTGAGCGAATCAGGTCGGGGCAGGGGCCCTCGCTCCCGGCGGTCCCCTCCCCGGACGGACGCCGATGCCCGCCCGCACAGGGTACGAGCCGCCTACTCGCCCGTGTCGCGGCAGCGCCCGATCCCGGCGGCGGCCAGTCCCTCGCGGGTGGGGCCGCCCTGCCGACAGCACGGCGCCACCCGGCCGTCCACCACGACGGCCGGGACACGGGTGATTCCGTATCCGCGTGCCCTTGTGCCCGTGTCGCCCTCGCGCATGTCGCGGACGACGACCTCACAGCCGGGACCGGCCAGGTCCTCGACCAGGTCGACGGCCGGCGCACACCCGGCGCACCCTGTCGTGAACACCTCGATCTCGCGCATGACCATGGTTTCCACCTCCTGCTCCGGACGCTAGGCCCCGCACCCGGGTGGAAGGTCAAGTCCGGCGGACGTGGTCGATGATGGGACACGACGCCGACCCGGCGCCCGAGTCGTTCTGGAGGCGGTCGGCCCGTGCGTCCAGGTCCACCAACCGGGCCCGCAGGCGCTCCAGTCCGGCGACGCGGCGGTCGATATCGGACACGTGATCGCGCAACAGGGCCCGCACGTAGTCGCAGGGGCGCGTGGCGCCGTCCCGCAGCGCCAGGACCTCGGCGATCTCGTCCAACCGCATCCCGAGCCCCTGGGCGGCCCGGACGAAATCCAGCCGCTCGACGTCCTCCTCACCGAAGTCGCGGTATCCCGCGCTCGTCCGGCGGGCCGGGGGCAGCAGGCCGATGTCCTCGTAGTAGCGGACGGTCGTCGGCCGCACCCCGGTCAGGCGGGCCAGTTCACTGACACGCATGGCACACCCCCCTCCCCACGGCCTCGACCGCGCGGCCGTCCTGCCGGTGCGGCACCTGCCTCTGATCATTCCCCGGCCCGTGCCTTCCACCGTGTGGAAGGTCCACACACCCGCCGAGGTGGGGAGGCCACGACCCTGCGGAGCGGCAGGGATAGGTACCGTCCGGGCCGCGCCCAGGCGGCGAGGGAGCGCTCGGCGGCCCGCAGACGGCCCGGTCCCGTGTCCGGTAGGTACAGGCCGCGCAGCAGCAGGGCGGTCTGCTCGGGCGTGGCCATGGGCAGTCGCAGCACGCGGCGGCTGCTCGACACGACGGTCCACCCGCGTGCGGCCAGGAACCGGTCCGCGCCGTCGCAGGCGTGCGGGTTGGGCCAGGACAGTCGGGTCTCCCTCAGCGCGAACAGGACCCGTACCCACGCGAGCGCTCCCCGGGGAGGGGCACCCAGCCCGGCCGGGGTCAGCGCGGCCAGCACACCGTCCGGGCGCAGAACCCGTTCGACCTCGTCCATGACCGCGTCCAGGGGCGTGAGCACCTGAAGAGCCATCGCCGCGCACACCGCGTCCACCGACCCCGTGGCGAACGGCAGCGCGGCCGCGTCGCCCATGACGAGTGGGCCCCGCCCCAGCGCGGCGGCGT
This genomic interval carries:
- a CDS encoding heavy metal-responsive transcriptional regulator, with product MRVSELARLTGVRPTTVRYYEDIGLLPPARRTSAGYRDFGEEDVERLDFVRAAQGLGMRLDEIAEVLALRDGATRPCDYVRALLRDHVSDIDRRVAGLERLRARLVDLDARADRLQNDSGAGSASCPIIDHVRRT
- a CDS encoding glycoside hydrolase family 15 protein translates to MTGDDIEDHALLSDRHGAALVTRSGTVDWLCLPRFDSPSVFGSLLDGDAGHWSLRPDAPTRSRRRYLDGTLVLRTEHTCAEGALVVTEALATGPPLDPHRLGAEAPHVLVRAIACTEGRVRVRTSFQPRPEYGVVVPLVSSADGGVRCDGGPLALSLSSPAPPDVTSAGATCALDLSAGEEGYFALQWSPMSRNGPGPWSQRELADLLRDTVEAWRGWSRAHEGYTGPWRDLVSLSGRVLQGLSYQPTGAIVAAPTTSLPEQRGGERNWDYRYAWVRDAALTMDALWVAACPDEADEFFSFMTRAAATGRSDAPLQIMYGVGGEHDLAERELPHLGGWYGSRPVRVGNAAWDQHQLDVYGELLSTAARFADQVRAADPPLRAFLVRLADTAARAWHSRDHGIWEVRGRPRHFLHSKLMCWVALDRALGMADHLGADQARVRAWEQERERIRTAILEQGWNAGVGAFTQSFGDPSLDAAALMLPITGFLPGDDPRVAATIDAVAEHLTGDSGLVRRYDTASGVDGLSGQEGDFLLCTFWLAQAQALAGRTGQARATFERAAARANDLGLLAEQTEAGTGRMLGNFPQALSHIGLVSAAWTIAQREGPHGSAVRR
- a CDS encoding thioredoxin family protein is translated as MVMREIEVFTTGCAGCAPAVDLVEDLAGPGCEVVVRDMREGDTGTRARGYGITRVPAVVVDGRVAPCCRQGGPTREGLAAAGIGRCRDTGE
- a CDS encoding DUF3179 domain-containing protein, producing the protein MRGSRNGLTMRGACAAAALVLAAAACAAPAGEDERSSSPPASPGSGPVEDVVSALDDPADPGLPEPLVDVDRLVSGGPPPDGIPALDDPAFEDASDIDWLEDTEPVLGVSVEGEDRAYPVRILIWHEIVNDTIGGRPVAVTYCPLCDSALAFDRRVGDRVLDFGVSGMLYNSDLVMFDRQTHSLWPQIEGRAVAGTLTGTELERVSVTVLPWERWRADHPEGAVLSQDTGHERDYGHNPYVGYDDPDSEPFLLDTDADPRLPAKTRVIGIGTGDEALAVPVDDALERGVVATEADGDAVTVWAQPGAASALDEPVIAQGRETASTGVFRPVLDGEELTFESDGDGFTDHQTGSRWNISGRAVDGELAGRELTPVDHVDTFWFAWVAFTPDTEILR
- a CDS encoding radical SAM protein, with product MTQGSRDRDEIFVEFTKSVCPVCKVVVDAQVNIRDNKVYLRKRCKEHGWFEVLVYGDAQLYTDSTRFNKPGTLPLAFQTEVRDGCPSDCGLCPEHKQHACLGIIEVNTGCNLDCPICFADSGHQPDGYSITREQCALMLDTFVEAEGEPEVVMFSGGEPTIHKDILTFVEMATDRPIKVVNLNTNGIRLAADRRFVAALADLDGRGGTAVNVYLQFDGFDERTHREIRGKDLRERKRRALDHCAEAGLTVTLVAAVERGLNDHELGDIIEYGIDHPAVGAVSFQPVTHSGRHVEFDPLTRLTNSDVMEMINAQRPDWFRPGDFVPVPCCFPTCRSITYLLVDRKEDRTDVVPLPRLVDVDDYLDYVSNRVLPDPALRESLEKLWSASAFMGAPSTMDSLATATAECASCGIDLPQAAKDLGDKVFMIVVQDFLDPYTLNVKQLMKCCVEEITPDGRIIPFCAYNSVGYREQVRAQMSGVPVADVVPNARQLTDVTVESPYGSRIARPFPPDGDATTDPAAPVVTDSTNTGRRAVD
- a CDS encoding class I SAM-dependent methyltransferase; this translates as MDDREWRRYLGDFHDTRPGVTERLLGLAEEDPYAWLAEPLRSATGTVLDLACGSGPTRAALPRVRWAGVDSSAGELAYAAALGRGPLVMGDAAALPFATGSVDAVCAAMALQVLTPLDAVMDEVERVLRPDGVLAALTPAGLGAPPRGALAWVRVLFALRETRLSWPNPHACDGADRFLAARGWTVVSSSRRVLRLPMATPEQTALLLRGLYLPDTGPGRLRAAERSLAAWARPGRYLSLPLRRVVASPPRRVCGPSTRWKARAGE
- a CDS encoding class I SAM-dependent methyltransferase, with the protein product MEPRDLGPEETKSCCAAAYGRDAVALLLGESYHPGGLSLTRRLAGRLVLREDGHVLDIACGPGATARLLAVEHGVRVDGVDLGEHTLATARTETERAGLSDRVRFHRGDAERLPLPDAAYDALVCECALCTFPDKAAAAAEFARVLRPGGRVGITDVTVAEDGLPEELSGLAGWVACVADARPVADYSALLAEAGLVTVATERHDDALARMIDQIEARVRLLRMTAPERLAEAGVDADALTPYLEAARSAVADGRIGYALIVARKADV